A single genomic interval of Nocardioides nitrophenolicus harbors:
- a CDS encoding flavin reductase family protein: MTVLAGAFATNQDLDPARLRQAFGFFPSGVVALAAEIDGRPIGLAASSFTSVSLDPPLVSVSLDVGSKTWPALRRASHLGVTILADHHADVCRQLAGPVEQRFDGVAHSVTDEGALLLDDGLARFDCTVYREVEAGDHVLVLLELHAVDHVDQAAALAPLVFHRSGFSRLGRET; this comes from the coding sequence ATGACCGTGCTGGCCGGCGCCTTCGCGACCAACCAGGACCTCGACCCCGCCCGGCTGCGGCAGGCGTTCGGGTTCTTCCCCAGCGGCGTGGTCGCCCTGGCCGCCGAGATCGACGGCCGGCCGATCGGCCTGGCCGCCAGCTCGTTCACCTCGGTGAGCCTCGACCCGCCACTGGTGTCGGTCAGCCTCGACGTCGGCTCCAAGACCTGGCCGGCGCTGCGGCGCGCGTCCCATCTCGGCGTCACGATCCTCGCCGACCACCACGCCGACGTGTGCCGGCAGCTCGCCGGGCCGGTCGAGCAGCGTTTCGACGGCGTCGCCCACAGCGTCACCGACGAGGGCGCGCTGCTGCTCGACGACGGGCTGGCGCGCTTCGACTGCACCGTCTACCGCGAGGTCGAGGCCGGCGACCACGTCCTCGTGCTGCTCGAGCTGCACGCGGTCGACCACGTCGACCAGGCCGCCGCGCTCGCACCGCTGGTCTTCCACCGCAGCGGCTTCAGCCGGCTGGGCAGGGAGACCTGA
- a CDS encoding LPXTG cell wall anchor domain-containing protein, which translates to MRRYLVLGSVVLAPVAFLIGLAGAASADPYSPAVPTSCRVVVPAASVGERVVLRVRVSAAGVQPVGKVTVGVDGDFEKTVRYDGLAVEVEGPRVQRGQHKATALFTPDDPKKLMSCKDAVKFDVGAAQRGGGHGALPNTGGPHLGFLIAGIGLVAAGGGLVERGRRT; encoded by the coding sequence ATGCGTCGTTACCTGGTCCTGGGGTCAGTCGTGCTGGCACCCGTGGCGTTCCTGATCGGCCTCGCGGGCGCCGCGTCCGCCGACCCGTACTCGCCGGCGGTGCCCACGTCGTGCCGGGTCGTCGTACCCGCGGCGTCGGTGGGCGAGCGGGTCGTGCTGCGGGTCCGGGTGAGCGCCGCAGGCGTGCAGCCGGTCGGGAAGGTGACCGTCGGTGTCGACGGCGACTTCGAGAAGACCGTGCGCTACGACGGCCTCGCGGTCGAGGTCGAGGGGCCCCGGGTGCAGCGCGGCCAGCACAAGGCGACCGCTCTGTTCACCCCCGACGACCCCAAGAAGCTGATGAGCTGCAAGGACGCGGTGAAGTTCGACGTCGGCGCCGCCCAGCGCGGCGGAGGCCACGGCGCGCTGCCCAACACGGGCGGTCCGCACCTCGGCTTCCTCATCGCCGGGATCGGGCTCGTGGCGGCCGGCGGCGGTCTCGTCGAGCGGGGCCGCCGGACGTGA
- a CDS encoding enoyl-CoA hydratase/isomerase family protein encodes MSVLIERGDVWTLTLDRPERANALGAGLVEDLHRALDEAAAARPETLVLRGNARHFAAGFDLDGLAAETDASLAYRFVRIGLLLERLIAAPYRTVAVAEGAAVGAGADLVLACDHRLVGPARTLRFPGAAFGVALGGVRRRELGVALTTGVPADLPAVLTAPAPPRPAHDGDAELAALARSVAVPGLRDRIAAYKAALTKESA; translated from the coding sequence ATGAGCGTCCTCATCGAGCGCGGCGACGTCTGGACGCTCACCCTCGACCGCCCGGAGCGGGCCAACGCGCTCGGTGCCGGGCTGGTCGAGGACCTGCACCGCGCCCTCGACGAGGCGGCGGCCGCCCGGCCCGAGACGCTGGTGCTGCGTGGCAACGCCCGTCACTTCGCGGCCGGGTTCGACCTCGACGGTCTCGCCGCCGAGACCGATGCCTCGCTGGCGTACCGGTTCGTGCGGATCGGGCTGCTGCTCGAGCGACTGATCGCCGCGCCCTACCGAACGGTCGCGGTCGCCGAGGGCGCCGCGGTCGGCGCCGGGGCCGACCTGGTGCTCGCCTGCGACCATCGGCTGGTGGGCCCGGCGCGCACCCTGCGCTTCCCCGGCGCGGCCTTCGGCGTCGCGTTGGGCGGCGTGCGCCGCCGCGAGCTCGGCGTGGCACTGACCACGGGGGTGCCCGCGGACCTGCCGGCCGTGCTGACCGCGCCGGCGCCGCCCCGCCCCGCCCATGACGGCGACGCCGAGCTCGCGGCCCTGGCCCGCTCGGTCGCCGTACCCGGTCTGCGGGACCGGATCGCGGCCTACAAGGCCGCCCTGACGAAGGAGAGCGCATGA
- a CDS encoding alpha/beta hydrolase produces MTVTAWDEPVGGTPRGTLVVLPGRGETAASYERFGRRLSADAWRVRLVPVDPDDLDTTREQVEKVLADEALPAPKVLVGTDTGATLAALLAPTLPVDGAVIAGLALPGGAAGRRWDSWAEQIDARTACPVHRRVITEDDGFDRAGLERPLPWSSVRLEAPGRPVLVLHGVDDPVTPVADLLAAYEDQPDAVVRLVEGGRHDILNDASHRSVAATIVLFLESLRLGPDLPAVVTARPAVVSG; encoded by the coding sequence ATGACCGTGACTGCCTGGGACGAGCCCGTCGGAGGTACGCCGCGCGGCACCCTGGTCGTGCTGCCGGGACGGGGCGAGACCGCCGCCTCCTACGAGCGCTTCGGACGGCGGCTCTCCGCCGACGCCTGGCGGGTGCGCCTCGTGCCGGTCGACCCGGACGACCTCGACACCACCCGCGAGCAGGTCGAGAAGGTGCTCGCCGACGAGGCGCTGCCGGCGCCGAAGGTGCTGGTCGGCACCGACACCGGGGCCACCCTGGCCGCGCTGCTCGCGCCCACCCTCCCGGTCGACGGGGCCGTGATCGCGGGCCTGGCCCTGCCCGGTGGCGCCGCCGGCCGACGGTGGGACTCGTGGGCGGAGCAGATCGACGCCCGCACCGCCTGTCCGGTGCACCGGCGGGTGATCACCGAGGACGACGGGTTCGACCGCGCCGGGCTGGAGCGGCCGCTGCCGTGGAGCTCGGTGCGCCTGGAGGCGCCCGGCAGGCCGGTGCTCGTCCTCCACGGCGTCGACGACCCCGTCACGCCGGTCGCGGACCTGCTCGCGGCGTACGAGGACCAGCCGGACGCCGTCGTCCGGCTGGTCGAGGGTGGGCGGCACGACATCCTCAACGACGCCTCGCACCGCTCCGTCGCGGCCACCATCGTGCTCTTCCTGGAGTCGCTGCGCCTCGGCCCGGACCTGCCCGCGGTGGTCACCGCACGCCCGGCGGTGGTGAGCGGATGA
- a CDS encoding LLM class flavin-dependent oxidoreductase produces MSHASPYDEVEILGMIGTADASEIRPGNAAVVDPDYTARFAKAHEDGGFDRVLIGYGSGWAEGTQVAAYAAAHTERLGLLVAHRPGVVHPTLAARTFTTLDQFSKGRVALNIVTGSTDAEQRREGDYLPHDERYDRTDEYLQILRTAWDSRGPHDFEGRYYRFEGATPQVFPYQDRHLELFFGGSSPAAYVVGARRADTYMLWGEPLKETGEQIATVAARAAEAGRAQRPRISVSFRPILGATDEAAWERAHGILDTINGVVGAQFKQKVGQMHPQGRAPENAGSQRLLAVAEKGELHDRCLWTPTTKAVGGGGNSTALVGSPETVAAAILDYVEIGVDTVLIRGYDPLQDAIDYGRDLLPLVRQELAHRAATRRTETAAV; encoded by the coding sequence ATGAGCCACGCATCCCCGTACGACGAGGTCGAGATCCTGGGCATGATCGGCACCGCCGACGCCTCGGAGATCCGCCCCGGGAACGCCGCCGTCGTCGACCCCGACTACACGGCTCGGTTCGCGAAGGCCCACGAGGACGGTGGCTTCGACCGGGTGCTGATCGGCTACGGCTCGGGTTGGGCCGAGGGGACCCAGGTCGCGGCGTACGCCGCCGCCCACACCGAGCGGCTCGGCCTCCTCGTCGCGCACCGCCCCGGCGTCGTGCACCCGACCCTGGCCGCGCGCACCTTCACCACGCTCGACCAGTTCAGCAAGGGGCGGGTGGCGCTCAACATCGTCACCGGCAGCACCGACGCCGAGCAGCGTCGCGAGGGCGACTACCTGCCCCACGACGAGCGGTACGACCGCACCGACGAGTACCTGCAGATCCTGCGCACCGCCTGGGACTCCCGGGGCCCGCACGACTTCGAGGGCCGCTACTACCGCTTCGAGGGCGCCACCCCGCAGGTCTTCCCCTACCAGGACCGGCACCTGGAGCTGTTCTTCGGCGGCAGCTCGCCGGCGGCGTACGTCGTCGGCGCGAGGCGCGCGGACACCTACATGCTCTGGGGCGAGCCGCTGAAGGAGACCGGCGAGCAGATCGCGACCGTCGCGGCGCGGGCCGCGGAGGCCGGCCGGGCGCAGCGGCCGCGGATCTCGGTGTCCTTCCGGCCGATCCTCGGCGCGACCGACGAGGCGGCCTGGGAGCGGGCGCACGGCATCCTCGACACCATCAACGGCGTCGTCGGCGCGCAGTTCAAGCAGAAGGTCGGGCAGATGCACCCGCAGGGCCGCGCCCCCGAGAACGCCGGCTCGCAGCGGCTGCTGGCCGTCGCCGAGAAGGGCGAGCTGCACGACCGCTGCCTGTGGACGCCGACCACGAAGGCCGTCGGTGGTGGCGGCAACTCCACCGCCCTGGTCGGCTCGCCCGAGACGGTCGCCGCCGCGATCCTCGACTACGTCGAGATCGGCGTCGACACCGTGCTCATCCGTGGCTACGACCCGCTCCAGGACGCGATCGACTACGGCCGCGACCTGCTGCCGCTGGTGCGCCAGGAGCTGGCGCACCGAGCCGCGACCCGGCGTACCGAGACGGCGGCCGTCTGA
- a CDS encoding CaiB/BaiF CoA transferase family protein, producing MRVVELAHVAAGPFAGMLLADLGADVVKVEPPTGDQMRAWPPFADDGTERFSHNFASVNRNKRSVVADLKDPADLALVRDLVAAADVVVENYRPGVLDRLGLGYATVREGHRGLVYCSISGYGLTSPYVNDGAYDVVIQGMSGLMSVTGEPDGGPVKAGVPVGDFTAGLYAAYTIAALLPRVRGSGASVRVDCPMLDCLLGVSALQTSEYWGSGVEPRRLGTAHPRNAPYQGFTAADGAFTVAAGNDRLWAAVASVVGLPDLVEDPRFRTQLDRVRHQQELETLLQGRFAEEKRDHWLTELRARGVPCGPVNSFGEILADPHVEATGLVAPIDVPVAGPTPSVVFPVRVEGLAPRLERGAPRLGADADVHDEWAAAR from the coding sequence GTGCGGGTCGTCGAGCTCGCCCATGTCGCCGCCGGGCCGTTCGCGGGCATGCTGCTCGCGGACCTCGGCGCCGACGTGGTCAAGGTGGAGCCGCCGACCGGCGACCAGATGCGGGCCTGGCCGCCGTTCGCCGACGACGGGACCGAGCGGTTCAGCCACAACTTCGCCTCGGTCAACCGCAACAAGCGCTCGGTGGTCGCCGACCTCAAGGACCCGGCCGACCTGGCCCTGGTCCGGGACCTGGTCGCGGCGGCCGACGTGGTGGTCGAGAACTACCGCCCCGGCGTGCTGGACCGGCTCGGGCTCGGCTACGCGACGGTCCGCGAGGGTCACCGGGGCCTGGTGTACTGCTCGATCTCGGGCTACGGCCTGACCAGTCCGTACGTCAACGACGGCGCCTACGACGTCGTCATCCAGGGCATGTCCGGGCTGATGAGCGTCACCGGCGAGCCCGACGGCGGACCGGTCAAGGCCGGCGTCCCGGTCGGTGACTTCACCGCGGGGCTCTATGCGGCCTACACGATCGCGGCACTGCTGCCCCGGGTCCGGGGGAGCGGTGCGTCGGTCCGCGTCGACTGCCCGATGCTCGACTGCCTGCTCGGCGTCTCGGCGCTGCAGACCAGCGAGTACTGGGGATCCGGCGTCGAGCCGCGCCGGCTCGGCACCGCCCACCCCCGCAATGCGCCCTACCAGGGGTTCACCGCCGCCGACGGTGCGTTCACCGTCGCCGCGGGCAACGACCGACTCTGGGCCGCGGTGGCCTCGGTGGTCGGGCTGCCCGACCTGGTGGAGGACCCGCGGTTCCGGACCCAGCTCGACCGGGTGCGGCACCAGCAGGAGCTGGAGACCCTGCTGCAGGGGCGCTTCGCCGAGGAGAAGCGGGACCACTGGCTCACCGAGCTGCGGGCTCGCGGGGTGCCGTGCGGCCCGGTCAACAGCTTCGGCGAGATCCTCGCCGACCCGCACGTCGAGGCGACCGGCCTGGTCGCCCCGATCGACGTCCCGGTGGCCGGACCCACGCCGAGCGTGGTGTTCCCGGTCCGGGTCGAGGGGCTCGCGCCGCGCCTCGAGCGCGGGGCGCCGCGGCTCGGCGCGGACGCCGACGTACACGACGAGTGGGCCGCGGCCCGATGA